Proteins from one Falco cherrug isolate bFalChe1 chromosome 7, bFalChe1.pri, whole genome shotgun sequence genomic window:
- the ASTL gene encoding astacin-like metalloendopeptidase translates to MDLKMFLVFTAFLLHAALGFPIQDSYGNSTTTTEPTEVTTQEDIFESPLPTETASEDEVIFNRILKVNKGSSQYLQEGDIVPRRSRSAISCRHCNWPQSRDGIVRVPYVLDPTYEESHIKGIHDAMAEFETLTCISFVKRKTERDYLSIKSADGCWSNYGKVGGGQTVSVMKGGCMWKGIIQHELDHALGFLHEHSRSDRDKYVKIMWEYISPADRPDFKKFENSNNLGLPYDYSSVMHYGPYTFTNTTGKATIVPIPDGSVPIGQRQGLSNLDVAKINKLYNCSRCSTILDEASGSLSSANHPRNYSDNTNCVWLIRTRSRKISLHFQAFELQTTRGCQGDYVKVYDGSSKSSAVLMDKTCGSKIPNDVVASSNLMLVEFVTDGAGTASGFRATFTSVKTQRKPNFYN, encoded by the exons CAACAGAACCTACTGAG GTTACTACGCAAGAGGATATATTCG AATCTCCATTGCCTACAGAGACTGCCTCTGAGGACgaagttatttttaacagaattcTGAAAGTTAACAAAG GCAGCTCTCAGTACTTGCAAGAAGGTGACATAGTTCCACGAAGGAGTCGCAGTGCCATCAGCTGTCGCCATTGCAATTGGCCCCAGTCCAGAGATGGGATCGTTCGTGTTCCCTATGTCTTGGATCCTACTTACG AGGAGAGCCACATAAAGGGGATTCATGATGCCATGGCAGAATTTGAAACACTGACTTGTATTAGTTTTGTGAAGCGCAAGACAGAACGTGACTACCTCAGCATTAAATCTGCGGATGG CTGCTGGTCCAACTATGGGAAAGTAGGAGGTGGACAGACTGTCTCTGTGATGAAAGGAGGCTGCATGTGGAAAGGAATAATTCAACATGAACTGGACCATGCTCTGGGCTTTTTGCATGAACATTCTCGAAGTGACAGGGATAAATATGTAAAGATCATGTGGGAGTACATCAGTCCAG CTGACAGACCAGACTTCAAGAAATTTGAAAACTCCAATAACCTGGGTCTTCCATATGACTATTCCTCAGTAATGCACTATGGCCC CTACACATTCACTAATACCACTGGGAAAGCAACTATTGTACCAATTCCTGATGGATCAGTACCTATTGGACAGAGGCAGGGACTGAGTAACTTGGACGTGGCCAAAATCAACAAACTTTACAATTGCA GTCGCTGCAGCACTATTCTTGATGAAGCGTCTGGGTCACTGAGCTCTGCCAACCACCCCAGAAATTACTCAGACAATACCAACTGTGTCTGGCTCATCCGAACCCGATCCAGAAAG aTTTCTCTGCACTTTCAAGCCTTTGAGCTGCAGACAACCAGAGGCTGTCAGGGTGATTATGTTAAAGTTTATGATGGATCCAGCAAGTCTTCTGCAGTTCTAATGGACAAGACCTGTGGATCAAAGATACCCAATGATGTAGTTGCTTCTAGTAATCTTATGCTTGTAGAATTTGTCACAGATGGTGCTGGTACAGCTTCTGGTTTCCGAGCCACCTTTACTTCTG TGAAGACCCAAAGAAAACCTAACTTCTACAACTGA